The region AACAATAGACGTTTTAATCAAAGGTGAGTTCAGTGATATGTAAAGAATAGGACAGATTTATGTAAAAAGTACAATAATACAGCGGTATCTCCTTGGGTTACCGCTGATATGTTAGTTTTAAGCGTTTTGAGATCTGTTTTTCATAATAGAACCAATGATCGCTAATGTAATAATACCGATAATGGTTAATAGTGAAATTACAGTAGGAACTTCATAAGCAGTACCGACTAAGAACATCTTAATACCGATGAAACTTAGGATAAATGCTAATGCTGGTTGCAAGTAACAGAACTTATCTAACATGCCTTGAAGAACAAAATACAAAGAACGTAAACCCAATAATGCAAATACATTCGCTGCAAACACTAAGAAAGGTTCTTGAGTGATAGCAAAAATTGCAGGGATTGAGTCTAACGCAAACATAATGTCAGTAAACATAATAACAATGACAACCAGCATTAATGGTGTTGCTATCGTTTTTCCGTTTATTTTTGTAAGTAACTTATGGCCATCGTACTTGTCATCAAATGGAATGTATTTTTTCGCAAACATTACCAATTTTGATGATGAGAAATCACTATTCTCTTCAGTATTCGCAAACCACAGTTTTACACCCGTGATGATTAAGAACACGGCGAAAATGTATAATATCCAGTGGTACTGAGCGAGTAAACCAGCGCCTACAAAAATCATAACAGCACGTAATGCAAGTGCA is a window of Aliivibrio wodanis DNA encoding:
- a CDS encoding protein alx — protein: MSPLTWELFGFVVLALFALDMFQTRKEAPSLKKALVWSLFWFVLAFIFCAALYVYWPLMAPNSSYSPKDASIAFITGYLLEKMLSVDNLFVFALIFSQFAVPESSRPRILLWGIIGALALRAVMIFVGAGLLAQYHWILYIFAVFLIITGVKLWFANTEENSDFSSSKLVMFAKKYIPFDDKYDGHKLLTKINGKTIATPLMLVVIVIMFTDIMFALDSIPAIFAITQEPFLVFAANVFALLGLRSLYFVLQGMLDKFCYLQPALAFILSFIGIKMFLVGTAYEVPTVISLLTIIGIITLAIIGSIMKNRSQNA